The following DNA comes from Gadus macrocephalus chromosome 5, ASM3116895v1.
GCCTATATAGAACAAGTTGTGGGGCTCTGGAGTCAATATTGGCGACGCTATTGACATTTTTGCCAAATAAAAATTCTTCAACAATAAGAAGAattttcaaaactaaaggtaCTAGTAAGACTATATAGAGGCCATGCCTATCTGGAACAAGTTCTAgtgctctagagtcaataatggcgacgctattgacaTTTCTGCAAACAAAATAATGGATATTGAAATTTTGGCCAAATAAAgattctttaaaaataaaagatatattcttcaaaactaaaggttgtagtagaggccatgcctatatggaacaagttttggagCTCCATGGCGACGTTATTGAAATTGTTGCAAACAAAAAATCCTTAAAAATaagaagagatatatttttccaaactaaaggttgtagtaaGACCATATAGAGGCCGTGCCTATATGGAACACGTTTTGGAGCTCTAGGTTCAACAATGGCGACGTTGTTGAAattgttgctaaaaaaaaatccttagaAATAAGAGCACATATATTTTTCCaaactaaaggttgtagtaaGACCATATAGAGGCCATGCCTATATGGagcaagttttggggctctagagtaaacaatggcgacgctattgaaattgttgcaAACAAGAAATCCTTAAAAATAAGAGGAGATATCTTTTTAAAAACTAATGGTTGTAGTAAGACCATATAGTGGCCATGCCTATATGGAACAAGTTCTGgagctctagagtcaataatggcgacgctattcgTTTTCCGTTTTACGTTTTCCGTTTTGCACTTTTAAGCttgcggctgaaagccgacagctcatagaagccaatgcaattcaccgttctctaaagacgacggctcgtttggatgaaatcaaggttgtagctggttctctaggTTACTACATTTAGCTAGAGGTGTCATTTGTGTCGCAACGCTGTTTCACTGATGATCTTTTTAaccgcaaactcagaatctgccAAAATTCTTTCCATCTTTACGCAAGCAGTTAGGTGAGTgttgcatgcagcgctcaactattgttcttcataagtttctttctctcttttttttctttctttctttctttctttctttctttctttctttctttctttctttctttctttctttctttctttctttcttattttctacaaactttgggacctaccTCCTTCCTAAAATTTTCACCTACTgcattcaaattttaaaatattcagaatagcttggaatcgcgtgTTTTtcagatattctacttttaaaatagtatcttttttaacatgggagtcaatatGAGGATGGCAGAGCCATCCTCTGGTAATCTCCATATGTACAGGACCTTGTATCAAGCCGGGATGTACCAAACAGCTTTAAAAAAGCACTTTTTGAGGGGCGGAGTGCGCCTAGGGAATAGGACAGTGGCGTGAAGGATAGCGGGACGGAGTGCGCCTGGccggtgtgtgattgtgcatcTATAATGGGGGCGGTTGGTTTGACGCGTGCCGTTTGGCGCCAGTTTATTTGGCACTTGAGGGTTTGAGAAAAGAGGGGCATGTTATCCCCATTTGATGATACTTTTTTTGTACCATCTTTATAATGAGCGTTGTTGTATATTTTAATGCACCACACAACGTGGTGTGATACTATAGGTGTCCGGAGCCTAACACTCTCTTGGACGTGGACATTAAACACATCGCTGCTCAGACGGAGCTTCACCCTCCAAAGAAAACGGGGTGTTGATCAGATCAGAGCATCACATCAGAACATCACATCAGAACATCACATCAGAACATCAGATCAGAACATCAGATCAGAACATCAGATCAGAGCATCAGAGAAGATCATCAGATCAAAGCTTGTGTGCACACTTGTAGATCAGCCAGTAAAAGGTCTGTAGAAGGTGTGAGGGGATAGGACGGAGGGTCTGGGTGGTAGGTCGGGGGTTGAATAAGATGGTGTTATTGTCTGAGAGAGGGGACAATGTAGAGAGTATAGGGATGTTAGTTTGGTGGGACGAGGTAAATCAAGAGCGGTGGAGAAAATCTCTTCAAAAAGGTAGAACAGAGCTACAGTCTGGGAGGAACGGTCGTGTCGAAGGAAAACGTTTACTTGAGTCATGTTGCAGATTCTAGTCGTTCAGATGTGGTTTGGTGTTGGCAGTGAATCATCTTGATTATCCCTCTTGTTACAGATTCCTTGACAGAGCTCCCTCGGGGTCCGTGTTCATCGCTCTCTGCTTCATTGTGCGGAGCATCGACGCCATTGGCTTCGCTGCTGCCGCAACCTCTTCCATCGCATTGGCATCTAAAGTCTTTCCAAACAATGTAGCGACTGTCTTGGTAGGTCTGGCCTGCCCTGATGTCACTGGCATGTAGTTGAGGTGTGTGGGTCACTGAGAAAGCACATGATGCCTTGCTTTGCCTCACGCATATTTGCCATAAAAGTTAACAAACTGCTGGCCGTCTTGCTTACATTCTTCTACAGTAGCAACAATTCCAAAGTACAAGCCTTCTTTCCCTCGTATCGTCTCGACCAGGGTAGTTTGGAGATGTTCACCGGACTGGGTCTCATTCTGGGGCCACCTTTAGGAGGCTGGCTGTACCAGGCTTACGGATACGAGCTTCCCTTCCTCGTTCTGGGCTGTATCCTACTGCTGATGGTTCCATTCAACATCATCGTCATGCCCAGCTGCGGTAGGCGTTCATCGATTTCCGTACATAAAGATAAAGAGAGGACTTCCTGGGGTAATAATCATTTCGATACTTTATCATGCTTTTTTTGTCACACAGCTGCGGAGCCCTCGGAGAATTCCTTTTTGCAATTGCTGAAAGTCCCCAAAGTATTGCTCATCTGCTTCTTCATGTTCAGCTTAAGCTCAGGCCTGGGCTTCCTGGACACTACCTTGTCCCTGTACGCGATTGAGAAGGTAAAATATACAACCAAGTGTTACAATGTTCTAGAATGGtttgttatgtttaaaaaaataatggaaattacagtctctctgtgtcttagAACAAATACAAATCTCTGGgcggggggttaggggggtctGTGATTGTTTGTCACATTCTTATATCCCAAAGTAAtaatccctctctctatctagtTCGGTCTTAGCCCGGGTTATGTGGGCCTCCTCTTCCTGGGGGTCTCCTTACCTTACGGTCTGAGCTCGCCAGTTTTCGGTTTCTTTGCTGATAAATATCCTGTGAGTCTCAAGTGGGGTCATTGGGAGTGCAGATCTTCTGAATGAAGCAATGGCTACACTTGTCTCTTACCTCAATACCATTCTAACAGACTCCTATTGGTCATTATTTCAGACCTCAAGACGTTGGTTCTTGATTCTCGGTGGCCTTCTCTCAGGGctctgtttctgttttcttGGTCCAGCGCCATTTCTCCACATTACCAGGTGTGCTGAGTGCATAATCAAATGATTGTGATTGGTCAAACTCTCCTGCCTGGGTAAGTGAGGTGACGTTTGCTCTCTCGTTCTGTGTTCCTCATGGTAGCCAGCTGTGGTTGCTGATCTTCATGCTGTGCGTGATCGGCTTTGGTTTGGGCCTTAGTCTCATGCCTAGCTTACCAGAGATCATTGCCGCGGCACAGTGAGTAACTTCAGGGTTACATCTGCCATATTCTCCTTGCCTCTGTAGAGTCTGAATATTATCCTAATGTAACATATTACTTATTTTTAATTTCCAACATTCTTCTTTGGGGACAGTGAACAGGGCTTTGAAGATGGACTTAGCACTCTGGGAATGGTGTCTGGACTGTTTGGGGCCTGTTGGTCCATGGGGTAAGTCCTAGGGAGTTTAGCCTAATGGTTGATTATCAGATAATCCGTCAGCCCCGCGGTACACATGCTGCATGAAAGCTTCCTCACGGTAAACACAATGAATTCATTTATTGATATACTGCCCGTTCAGTTAGCATGAATTTAGGTAAATATTAAATGATAACCACTTAAATAAACTATTGTTATCCATACTGGATCAACTGAAGATAACACAATGTGTTTCATGTTTTAAGTGCCCTTTGGTACTTTTCACCAACATTTATTCCTGCACTTCCTTCAGGGCATTTTTGTGCTCAAAATAAGCACTTTTTCTTCTTCTACAAAGGATGTTTTATGGACCCATGATGGGTGGCGTTCTCACTCAACATCTAACCTTTGAGTGGGCTGCAACTATCCAAGGAGGGCTTTCAGTTCTGGCTGTAAGTTGAATCATATTGTTCAGGGACTCTTGTTCGTTCTATCAAGCGACCTACCTCAAAATACATGCATGTTAGGGTGCTAAGCCTTTTAGGGTACAAAGCATGTTAGGGTACTTATGCCTTATCTTTTCCACAGGCCACACTACTTGGATTGTATTATCAATATGAACAGTTAAAGAAGCGCAGGTAATCTCACTCAAACGGATTCCTAAACCCTAGATTTCACATCCGCAACCCTAGTTTATTAGGTCCTAAACCCTAGTTTTATACATCCTAACTagatcaaaatgtatttgttgCATTCTTGATTCATTATTtttgatttatatttattcaCAGTCTGAAGGCCAAAAACTATGTGAAAGCCAGTCTCTGTTGGTGAAAGTAAatgtgcttttgttttgtttcaaagtATTGCAAAGGAAACTGGAAATAATTTTGTAGGAGAAGGAGGGAATCTTTTGGCCTAAGCAATCGGTCCTTACAAACAGCTAAAGAAGACGCTTCCTGAGGTATATGGTCCAGAGATGGCTATGATTGGCATAAATCTGTAAGCTGCAttaaatacttttttattttttatttagttgGGAAGTGTGTTGCACAGGTAACTGGAAACGATTGTCCTGGGGAAACTGCGGAAGAAGCCACTGTGATTAGGTGTTAGATGACACTGTGATGTGGGGTTAGAAGCCTGGATACATAGACCAGATCTTATGATTCAAACCTACAGTGATTTCCACAACGTACTAGCCCACCAGAACCCCCTGCCCACTAAGCTTCAGAGAGTGGTGGTGGTTTACCAGACAGTTTGATCCTTCATGTATGAGCCGGGCTTagcaaaattataaaaaaaatgaccCTTGTGATTGTATTCCAGTTCCAACCTACTTCTGTTTGTAAATTGGAAATTAAAACTCAAATGAAAGAAGTTTATGGTGCATTTGAAGTCCCTTGGCCTTCCTTTTAAGCATTTAAACCATAAGAACATTTTTGTCAGAAACATTTTATTCTGTATATGATTAGGAATATAGCCTTTTATTGAGGACTCGAGGAACAGCCATTAATAAGATGGTTCTAGGACTGAATAaccttaaagggaaacttcacccatttccattaagctttgtatcgttagtaacccactcatatttttgaatggtcgtgcatcattcccttattttctggagagactggagagatccgtatcgatctccaacacttcctgtttaagatgacgcaatatgacgatttttgcgtggaagtaaataggaagtgtaagaggggaggattctcgtaagactacaagcactagtcccacccccctatagggggtgggacccactgacgctgcAGAccttagagcagtgccagtgggtgggacttcaccggcagaaactaacatccacagcctctgaagctaagctaacagaggctgttgataaaacagTACTATGACTAATTCACTGAGTTCTAGTAGGACAaattcactgagttcaccaactaatacttcactagaaatgttgtgtgaaatgattttcaagcagtcttgcggtatcagcttggtagatggaacagcgaggtgtccgataggcggagatctagatcagcgggagtggccagcgaagctatgcatggtggtgcatggtgggagttgttgtcttcaatccacaagcgccaaaaagtcactttctgccttttctcggtcaagacggcaccaaattagaattttattttattattcgactacctataggacccaatttcaatacatattcatgcctccaccggtgaaatgctcctttaataaTGCTTTGCATTAAATAAGCTCATGAAACAATTGATCAATCAATTGTCTTATTTCATACGGCAACATCAGTAGCAAATAGCTGATTGATGCTTTTGGTGCAGTGGAAACAAGGTTAAATAGTCGCTGGAATTAGCAGCTTCCACTCAAGCCAAAAAAGCTTTATGGGCCCCTAAATGCA
Coding sequences within:
- the LOC132457170 gene encoding MFS-type transporter SLC18B1-like, whose translation is MLLTHFMIFNTENQDPTLDMEPTENTALTEHDGPTRSMSRTQIFTLISVASVNFGSMICYSILGPFFPNEAVNKGASQTAIGLIFSCYAFSNIIGALLMGTYIVQIGAKFMLVSGLFVSGGCTIMFGFLDRAPSGSVFIALCFIVRSIDAIGFAAAATSSIALASKVFPNNVATVLGSLEMFTGLGLILGPPLGGWLYQAYGYELPFLVLGCILLLMVPFNIIVMPSCAAEPSENSFLQLLKVPKVLLICFFMFSLSSGLGFLDTTLSLYAIEKFGLSPGYVGLLFLGVSLPYGLSSPVFGFFADKYPTSRRWFLILGGLLSGLCFCFLGPAPFLHITSQLWLLIFMLCVIGFGLGLSLMPSLPEIIAAAHEQGFEDGLSTLGMVSGLFGACWSMGMFYGPMMGGVLTQHLTFEWAATIQGGLSVLAATLLGLYYQYEQLKKRSIAKETGNNFVGEGGNLLA